The following is a genomic window from bacterium.
TGCTGTGATTATGTGGCAAAATGAATTATGGAGTTTGGAATTAAACGCCTGAAACTGGCTACACTGACCATTTTACTGCTTGATAATTACCTGATTTTATCGCATTAATCAATTCCTCTTCACTTTTAATATTAGCCTCAAACATCGTTGCATATTTTCCCACCTGAGTTAAGGTATGGGCGTCACTTCCACCTACACTGGCGAGTCCTAATTTAATACTGGCTAACCAGGCAATTATGTTCATCTCTTGTGTACAATTACCATTTAATATTTCTATAGCATCAAAACCTGAAATCTCATATATCTTATTAGCCAGGCAGGGTACCCCTCTTCTAAAAGGATGTACCGGGATGACGACACCCCCTTTTTCGTGCACCATAGAAATTAAATCGACTACATAAATATCTCTCTTTATTTCATCTATGTTTTTGGAAAAGACGAGAACATGCCCTTCTTTTGTCGAAACCTCTATGCCCCCAAAAACCTTAATTCCTTGTTCCTCTCCTATTTTTTTGGATTGCCATATTCCATCAATACTATCATGGTCGGTGATGCAGATACCATCTAATTTTATCCT
Proteins encoded in this region:
- a CDS encoding PHP domain-containing protein; protein product: MIIDLHIHTLIGSHCSVIDINELINYAKRIKLDGICITDHDSIDGIWQSKKIGEEQGIKVFGGIEVSTKEGHVLVFSKNIDEIKRDIYVVDLISMVHEKGGVVIPVHPFRRGVPCLANKIYEISGFDAIEILNGNCTQEMNIIAWLASIKLGLASVGGSDAHTLTQVGKYATMFEANIKSEEELINAIKSGNYQAVKWSV